One Candidatus Cardinium hertigii DNA window includes the following coding sequences:
- a CDS encoding ATP-binding cassette domain-containing protein, which translates to MRYRNSIYNTYVGERGVKLSGGQRQRVAIACAILKDAPILILDEATSALDSQTENLIQDSLHY; encoded by the coding sequence GTGCGTTACCGGAACAGTATATATAATACCTATGTCGGAGAAAGAGGCGTTAAACTTTCTGGTGGACAACGTCAAAGAGTGGCTATTGCATGTGCCATCTTAAAGGATGCACCTATACTGATATTAGATGAAGCGACCTCTGCGCTGGACAGTCAAACTGAGAATTTAATTCAAGATAGCTTACATTATTAG
- a CDS encoding HD domain-containing protein yields the protein MIANTIAETAESLAQEQELIGLLTTQTTLSAERIQQTIAFIKNAHGLVRRKSGAPYYTHPMAVAKLLLEVTQDPDTILAGLLHDIVENTPITLHQLELMYGSAIAAVVDQVTHYNTNGYPWELDKLENKNILNQCKDTRVVQVKLADRLHNMRTLSARKPSDQQRIAQETLAFYIPWGTKHHVPQQWLTEMQRICGQFLV from the coding sequence ATGATAGCTAATACCATAGCTGAAACAGCGGAAAGTTTAGCACAAGAGCAGGAATTGATAGGGTTACTCACTACACAAACTACGCTTAGCGCAGAACGTATACAGCAAACCATTGCCTTTATTAAAAACGCTCATGGTTTAGTACGGCGTAAATCAGGGGCCCCCTATTATACCCATCCCATGGCGGTGGCTAAACTGCTGTTAGAGGTTACCCAAGATCCCGACACCATCCTAGCGGGTTTGTTGCATGATATCGTAGAGAATACGCCTATTACACTTCATCAACTAGAATTGATGTATGGCAGTGCGATAGCTGCTGTGGTCGATCAGGTTACCCACTACAATACCAATGGGTATCCTTGGGAATTAGATAAGTTAGAAAATAAAAATATATTAAATCAATGTAAGGATACACGTGTGGTACAAGTAAAGCTAGCAGATCGATTGCATAATATGCGTACGTTATCTGCCCGTAAGCCATCCGATCAACAGCGTATAGCGCAGGAAACCTTAGCTTTTTATATCCCGTGGGGAACAAAGCACCACGTACCTCAGCAATGGCTGACAGAAATGCAGCGCATTTGTGGACAGTTTCTTGTCTAA
- the glyA gene encoding serine hydroxymethyltransferase, with the protein MPALVFWFTTDTMLPQTLPVYSIAEPRVTAAPLTEKHLYQIECRQTVEAHGGYVAIQETADAIQALYVLPIEGQKVIRFKNYDPVYLAYAEGLPGKRYYGGCHIIDEIELLAIERAKNLFKVEWANVQPHSGSQANAALLMAVLKPGDKILGFNLAHGGHLTHGSPVNFSGKLYQASFYGVNPETGYIDLDSVAQKARSEKPAIIICGASAYSRDWDYLQLRTIADEIAAFLWADISHPAGLISQGLLNNPFPYCHFVTTTTHKTLRGPRGGLLLMGKDFDNPLGKTNKSGQLHKMSALLDAAVFPGIQGGPLEHGIAAKAIAFYEAMTYGFTCYAKQVQKNAQAMAQAFLDAGYHILSGGTDNHLLVLDLSKQNITGKEAEAALEKADIITNRNLVPFDKNTPQVTSGIRLGTAAVTTRGLKEKDMPLIVEWIDYLLKNKDKDSQIKEVKQIVNAYMCRFPLTTSDYPFIAS; encoded by the coding sequence TTGCCTGCGCTGGTTTTTTGGTTTACTACCGATACGATGCTGCCTCAAACGTTACCTGTTTACAGCATTGCCGAACCAAGGGTAACAGCTGCTCCGCTAACTGAAAAGCACCTTTACCAAATAGAATGCAGACAAACGGTAGAGGCGCATGGGGGCTACGTAGCGATTCAGGAAACAGCTGATGCTATACAGGCGCTCTATGTATTACCTATAGAGGGGCAAAAAGTAATACGCTTTAAAAACTACGATCCTGTTTACTTAGCGTACGCAGAAGGTCTACCGGGGAAACGTTATTATGGTGGATGCCATATCATAGATGAGATAGAATTATTGGCTATTGAACGTGCAAAAAACCTATTTAAAGTAGAGTGGGCAAATGTGCAGCCACATTCTGGTTCTCAGGCTAATGCTGCATTACTGATGGCTGTTTTAAAGCCTGGAGATAAGATCTTAGGTTTTAATTTAGCACATGGGGGTCATTTAACCCATGGTTCTCCTGTAAATTTTTCTGGTAAGCTTTACCAGGCTTCTTTTTATGGTGTAAATCCAGAAACAGGTTATATTGACTTGGATTCAGTAGCCCAAAAAGCAAGAAGCGAAAAACCTGCTATCATCATTTGTGGTGCTTCTGCTTATAGCCGCGACTGGGATTATCTACAATTGCGTACTATTGCGGATGAAATAGCTGCCTTTTTATGGGCAGATATTTCCCATCCTGCTGGACTTATTAGCCAAGGATTGTTGAACAATCCTTTTCCTTATTGTCATTTTGTAACCACTACGACACACAAAACCCTCCGAGGACCCAGAGGTGGCCTATTATTAATGGGAAAGGATTTTGATAATCCTTTGGGTAAAACCAATAAAAGTGGTCAATTACATAAGATGTCTGCCTTACTTGATGCTGCTGTTTTTCCTGGTATACAGGGAGGACCATTAGAGCATGGTATTGCAGCTAAAGCCATTGCCTTTTATGAGGCTATGACATATGGTTTTACATGTTATGCTAAACAAGTACAAAAAAATGCCCAAGCCATGGCACAAGCCTTTCTAGATGCAGGATATCATATTTTATCAGGAGGAACTGATAACCACCTGTTGGTGCTTGATCTTTCTAAACAAAATATTACGGGAAAAGAAGCTGAAGCAGCTTTAGAAAAAGCGGATATTATTACAAATAGAAATTTGGTTCCCTTTGATAAAAATACGCCTCAAGTCACATCAGGTATTCGTTTGGGAACAGCTGCTGTTACCACCAGAGGCTTAAAAGAAAAGGATATGCCATTGATAGTGGAGTGGATAGACTATCTGCTTAAAAATAAAGACAAAGATTCCCAGATTAAGGAAGTAAAACAAATAGTTAATGCCTATATGTGCCGCTTCCCATTGACTACTTCGGATTATCCATTTATTGCATCATAG